In one window of Arachis ipaensis cultivar K30076 chromosome B06, Araip1.1, whole genome shotgun sequence DNA:
- the LOC107645619 gene encoding protein LOW PSII ACCUMULATION 1, chloroplastic isoform X2 translates to MAVIGVGVQQQFLCSSESKWSIPTTPCNPLTSSILIRPFKKIQFSVISCSSSSSSPPSQAAEAETQTAESSVNLGLQLFSKGRVKDALAQFETALTLNPNPVEAQAAFYNKACCHAYRGEGKKAADSLRTALREYNLKFGTILNDPDLASFRALPEFKELQEEARIGGEDIGNSFRRDLKLISEVQAPFRGVRRFFYVAFTAAAGISLFFTLPRLIRAIQGGDGAPDLLETAGNAAINIGGIVAFVALFFWDNKKEEEQIEQISRDETLSRLPLRLTTNRVVELVQLRDTVRPVILAGKKETVSLALQRAERFRTELVRRGVLLVPVIWGEGRETKTKTKIEKKGFGRPQKAAEALPSIGEDFDKRTQSIASKSKLKAEIRFKAEVVSQAEWEQWIRDQQKSEGVTVGEDVYIIMRLDGRIRRSGKGMPDWQQIVKELPEMEAFLSKLER, encoded by the exons atgGCTGTAATTGGAGTTGGTGTGCAGCAACAGTTTTTGTGTTCCTCTGAATCAAAGTGGAGCATTCCAACTACGCCATGCAATCCCCTTACCAGCTCCATTCTCATACGCCCATTCAAAAAGATTCAATTTTCAGTCATTtcatgctcttcttcttcttcctcaccacCGTCACAGGCCGCAGAAGCTGAAACTCAAACTGCTGAATCTTCCGTCAATTTAGGTCTTCAGCTCTTCTCCAAAGGAAGG GTTAAGGATGCTTTAGCCCAGTTTGAAACAGCGCTTACCTTGAATCCCAATCCTGTGGAGGCCCAAGCTGCTTTCTACAACAAAGCTTGCTGCCATGCATACAG AGGGGAAGGAAAGAAAGCTGCAGATAGTCTCCGTACTGCTTTGAGGGAATACAACCTAAAATTTGGTACAATTCTCAATGATCCAGACTTGGCCTCTTTTAGAGCTTTGCCTGAGTTCAAAGAACTACAAGAAGAG GCCAGGATAGGTGGGGAAGATATTGGCAACAGTTTTCGGAGAGATCTAAAACTTATTAGTGAAGTTCAGGCACCGTTTCGTGGGGTTAGGAGGTTTTTTTATGTGGCATTCACAGCAGCTGCAGGAATATCATTGTTCTTCACTCTACCCAGGCTAATCCGTGCAATTCAAGGTGGTGATGGTGCTCCTGATCTACTGGAAACTGCAGGGAATGCTGCCATTAACATTGGAG GCATTGTTGCTTTTGTGGCATTATTTTTTTGGGACAATAAAAAGGAGGAGGAGCAGATTGAACAAATATCTCGAGATGAGACACTATCAAGGCTGCCTTTGCGCTTAACAACTAATCGTGTAGTTGAACTTGTTCAGCTACGGGACACAGTTAGGCCG GTTATATTAGCTGGGAAAAAAGAAACAGTATCTTTGGCTTTGCAAAGAGCAGAACGATTTCGCACTGAGCTCGTTAGACGTGGTGTCCTGTTAGTTCCTGTCATATGGGGAGAAGGTAGGGAaaccaaaacaaaaacaaaaattgagAAGAAAGGTTTTGGTCGTCCACAAAAGGCTGCTGAAGCTCTTCCGTCCATTGGG GAAGATTTTGATAAGCGAACACAGTCCATAGCTTCAAAATCGAAGTTGAAAGCAGAAATCAGGTTCAAGGCTGAAGTTGTATCGCAAGCAGAATGGGAACA GTGGATAAGAGATCAGCAGAAATCTGAAGGAGTTACTGTTGGCGAAGACGTGTACATAATAATGCGCTTAGATGGGAGGATTCGAAGATCGGGGAAA GGAATGCCTGACTGGCAGCAAATTGTGAAGGAGCTACCAGAAATGGAAGCATTTTTAAGCAAGCTGGAAAGATGA
- the LOC107645620 gene encoding rapid alkalinization factor — protein sequence MNQNSIQGSAPTNELLHSAYTRRNSNPKYLFKRTMMSMSLPKATAVGDHRLRLVAMRARSCQGSIEECMEEGELVGMESSHRRILATSQYISYQALQRNTVPCSQRGASYYNCKPGAEANPYTRGCTTITRCRNS from the exons ATGAATCAGAACTCCATTCAAGGGTCTGCGCCGACCAATGAATTGCTGCATAGTGCATACACAAGGCGTAATTCGAATCCCAAATACTTGTTTAAACGGACGA TGATGTCCATGTCTCTGCCTAAGGCAACCGCCGTAGGCGACCATCGCCTAAGGCTGGTGGCAATGAGAGCAAGAAGTTGCCAAGGCTCCATAGAAGAGTGCATGGAAGAGGGTGAGTTGGTGGGGATGGAGTCTTCGCACAGGCGCATTCTAGCAACGTCGCAGTACATAAGCTATCAAGCGCTGCAGCGGAACACGGTACCATGCTCTCAAAGAGGTGCTTCCTACTACAACTGCAAGCCAGGTGCAGAGGCTAATCCTTATACCCGTGGTTGCACCACCATCACTCGTTGCCGCAATAGTTAG
- the LOC107645623 gene encoding heat shock factor-binding protein 1, giving the protein MQHSIYTSNPTDLKIQRSEFVRVDCNRNFILVSKNWKRKSRRFVGGAAAFIIIMDGQDSEDPKQSTADMTVFVQNLLQQMQNRFQTMSDSIVTKIDEMGNRINELEQSINDLRAEMGVENSPAGGTKPEDSKEEGSA; this is encoded by the exons ATGCAACACAGTATTTACACATCGAACCCAACGGACCTAAAAATACAGAGGAGTGAGTTCGTGAGAGTGGATTGCAATCgcaattttattttggtttcaaaaaattggaaaagaaagaGTCGTCGTTTTGTAGGTGGAGCTGCTGCGTTCATCATCATCATG GACGGACAAGATTCGGAAGACCCAAAGCAAAGCACTGCTGATATGACAGTTTTT GTGCAAAATCTTCTTCAGCAGATG CAAAATAGATTCCAGACAATGTCTGACTCCATCGTCACAAAGA TTGATGAGATGGGAAACCGTATAAATGAGTTGGAGCAAAGCATCAATGACCTAAGGGCAGAGATGGGAGTGGAGAACTCGCCTGCAGGAGGTACCAAACCAGAAGATTCCAAAGAGGAGGGTTCAGCTTAA
- the LOC107645619 gene encoding protein LOW PSII ACCUMULATION 1, chloroplastic isoform X3, with product MAVIGVGVQQQFLCSSESKWSIPTTPCNPLTSSILIRPFKKIQFSVISCSSSSSSPPSQAAEAETQTAESSVNLGLQLFSKGRVKDALAQFETALTLNPNPVEAQAAFYNKACCHAYRGEGKKAADSLRTALREYNLKFGTILNDPDLASFRALPEFKELQEEARIGGEDIGNSFRRDLKLISEVQAPFRGVRRFFYVAFTAAAGISLFFTLPRLIRAIQGGDGAPDLLETAGNAAINIGGIVAFVALFFWDNKKEEEQIEQISRDETLSRLPLRLTTNRVVELVQLRDTVRPVILAGKKETVSLALQRAERFRTELVRRGVLLVPVIWGEGRETKTKTKIEKKGFGRPQKAAEALPSIGLC from the exons atgGCTGTAATTGGAGTTGGTGTGCAGCAACAGTTTTTGTGTTCCTCTGAATCAAAGTGGAGCATTCCAACTACGCCATGCAATCCCCTTACCAGCTCCATTCTCATACGCCCATTCAAAAAGATTCAATTTTCAGTCATTtcatgctcttcttcttcttcctcaccacCGTCACAGGCCGCAGAAGCTGAAACTCAAACTGCTGAATCTTCCGTCAATTTAGGTCTTCAGCTCTTCTCCAAAGGAAGG GTTAAGGATGCTTTAGCCCAGTTTGAAACAGCGCTTACCTTGAATCCCAATCCTGTGGAGGCCCAAGCTGCTTTCTACAACAAAGCTTGCTGCCATGCATACAG AGGGGAAGGAAAGAAAGCTGCAGATAGTCTCCGTACTGCTTTGAGGGAATACAACCTAAAATTTGGTACAATTCTCAATGATCCAGACTTGGCCTCTTTTAGAGCTTTGCCTGAGTTCAAAGAACTACAAGAAGAG GCCAGGATAGGTGGGGAAGATATTGGCAACAGTTTTCGGAGAGATCTAAAACTTATTAGTGAAGTTCAGGCACCGTTTCGTGGGGTTAGGAGGTTTTTTTATGTGGCATTCACAGCAGCTGCAGGAATATCATTGTTCTTCACTCTACCCAGGCTAATCCGTGCAATTCAAGGTGGTGATGGTGCTCCTGATCTACTGGAAACTGCAGGGAATGCTGCCATTAACATTGGAG GCATTGTTGCTTTTGTGGCATTATTTTTTTGGGACAATAAAAAGGAGGAGGAGCAGATTGAACAAATATCTCGAGATGAGACACTATCAAGGCTGCCTTTGCGCTTAACAACTAATCGTGTAGTTGAACTTGTTCAGCTACGGGACACAGTTAGGCCG GTTATATTAGCTGGGAAAAAAGAAACAGTATCTTTGGCTTTGCAAAGAGCAGAACGATTTCGCACTGAGCTCGTTAGACGTGGTGTCCTGTTAGTTCCTGTCATATGGGGAGAAGGTAGGGAaaccaaaacaaaaacaaaaattgagAAGAAAGGTTTTGGTCGTCCACAAAAGGCTGCTGAAGCTCTTCCGTCCATTGGG CTATGTTAG
- the LOC107645621 gene encoding dol-P-Man:Man(5)GlcNAc(2)-PP-Dol alpha-1,3-mannosyltransferase: MEIGGGRKLKSTETMAVQSVTRSAPPPRNRSKPITFLQNPKIPFAASLLFADAVLVALIIAFVPYTKIDWDAYMSQVTGFLEGERDYGNLKGDTGPLVYPAGFLYIYSAFQYLTAGQVYPAQILFGILYIINLAIILLIYVKTDVLPWWALCLLSLSKRVHSIFVLRLFNDCVAMMFLHAALLLLMHRRWNLGLIVFSVAVSVKMNVLLYAPPLLLLMLKSMDIIGVFWALAGAALVQILLGLPFLVSHPVAYISRAFNLGRIFIHFWSVNFKFIPEPVFVSKGFAIFLLAAHLILLALFAHYRWCKHEGGLLNFLHSRIVSMKLRFALFFSSASPKFGKSSSSSIKILTKEHIVTTMFVGNFIGIVCARSLHYQFYSWYFYSLPYLLWRTQYPTLLRLILFVGVEVCWNIFPSNNLSSALLLWLHLVILWGLWSAPPEHPYAQDKPSSRKHK; this comes from the exons ATGGAAATAGGAGGAGGAAGAAAACTGAAGAGCACAGAAACCATGGCTGTTCAATCGGTGACGCGCTCCGCACCACCGCCCAGAAACAGATCAAAACCCATAACTTttctccaaaaccccaaaataccctTCGCAGCTTCTCTTCTCTTCGCCGATGCCGTCCTCGTCGCTCTCATAATCGCATTCGTCCCCT ATACGAAGATAGATTGGGATGCTTATATGTCACAGGTGACCGGGTTTCTGGAAGGGGAGAGAGATTACGGAAACCTGAAAGGTGACACTGGCCCTCTTGTTTACCCTGCTGGCTTCCTTTACATTTATTCTGCATTTCAGTATCTTACTGCTGGACAAGTTTACCCTGCTCAG ATTTTGTTTGGAATCTTGTATATCATTAATCTGGCAATCATTCTCTTAATCTATGTGAAGACTGATGTG CTTCCATGGTGGGCCCTTTGTTTACTTTCTCTATCCAAAAGAGTGCATTCTATCTTTGTGCTTCGTCTCTTCAATGATTGTGTGGCCATGATGTTTCTTCATGCTGCATTACTCTTACTCATGCACAGAAGGTGGAATCTAGGTTTGATTGTGTTCAG TGTTGCTGTTTCGGTAAAGATGAATGTGCTTCTTTATGCTCCACCTTTACTACTCCTCATGCTAAAG TCTATGGATATCATTGGGGTGTTTTGGGCATTAGCTGGTGCAGCACTGGTTCAG ATATTATTGGGGCTTCCTTTCCTAGTTTCACACCCGGTTGCATACATATCAAGAGCCTTCAATCTTGGCCGTATCTTCATCCATTTCTG GTCTGTCAACTTCAAATTCATCCCTGAACCAGTATTTGTGTCCAAGGGATTTGCAATCTTTTTGTTGGCTGCTCACCTCATATTACTTGCTTTGTTTGCGCATTATAGATGGTGCAA ACATGAAGGAGGGCTTCTCAACTTTCTGCATTCCAGAATTGTCTCTATGAAGCTGAGGTTTgcacttttcttttcctctgctTCTCCAAAGTTTGGCAAGAGTAGTTCATCAAGCATCAAGATCCTCACTAAAGAAC ATATTGTGACAACTATGTTTGTTGGGAATTTCATTGGCATTGTATGTGCTCGGTCATTGCATTATCAGTTCTATTCGTG GTACTTCTATAGCTTACCTTACTTGTTGTGGAGAACACAATACCCAACCTTGCTGCG CTTGATTTTATTCGTCGGAGTGGAGGTCTGCTGGAATATCTTCCCTTCGAATAATCTCTCGTCAGCTCTGCTTTTGTGGCTTCACTTAGTTATTCTGTGGGGTTTGTGGTCTGCTCCACCGGAGCATCCTTATGCACAAGATAAACCTTCCTCTCGCAAACACAAATAG
- the LOC107645622 gene encoding translocator protein homolog (The sequence of the model RefSeq protein was modified relative to this genomic sequence to represent the inferred CDS: added 58 bases not found in genome assembly): MASQELKHRVTHDADTKAGGGTTTTTTTRRDKKMAMAKRGLRSLLIAVILPLSLTLFSAYISSSMSRANHHMDHKTPFWFPPSWALHLTLPASGFLMGLSAWMVWAEGGFHRYPVAVVLYVAQLLLTVLWDPLVFGAGASRVGMVLCLGLFGCLYGCMRVFKQVNHVAADLIKPCLAWTAFLSIVNLKLLSA; this comes from the exons ATGGCTTCCCAAGAACTCAAACACCGGGTCACACACGATGCAGACACCAAAGCAGGAggaggaacaacaacaacaacaacaaccagacGGGACAAGAAAATGGCGATGGCCAAACGCGGTCTTAGGTCAC CTCCATGTCACGTGCCAACCACCACATGGATCACAAGACTCCCTTCTGGTTCCCGCCCTCGTGGGCCCTACACCTAACTTTACCCGCTTCGGGCTTCCTGATGGGCCTCTCGGCCTGGATGGTTTGGGCCGAAGGAGGATTCCATAGGTACCCCGTAGCTGTGGTGCTCTACGTGGCTCAGCTCCTCTTAACGGTTCTGTGGGACCCGCTTGTGTTCGGTGCAGGTGCTTCGAGGGTGGGCATGGTGCTGTGCCTGGGTCTGTTTGGGTGCCTGTATGGGTGCATGCGTGTGTTTAAGCAGGTCAACCATGTTGCTGCTGATTTGATAAAGCCTTGTTTGGCTTGGACCGCTTTTCTCTCCATTGTAAATCTTAAGCTCCTTTCTGCCTAA
- the LOC107645618 gene encoding bifunctional protein FolD 2 — MATVIDGKAVAQTIRSEIAEEVRALSQKYGKVPGLAVVIVGNRKDSQSYVGMKRKACAELGIKSFDIDLPEQVSESDLIKQVHQLNVNPDVHGILVQLPLPKHINEEKVLSEISLGKDVDGFHPLNIGKLAMKDRDPLFLPCTPKACIELLSRSGVSIKGKKAVVVGRSNIVGLPASLLLLKADATVTIVHSRTTQPESIIREADIVIAAAGQPMMIKGSWIKPGAAVIDVGTNAVDDPTKKSGYRLVGDVDFEEASKVAGWITPVPGGVGPMTVTMLLHNTLEGAKRCFEKNH, encoded by the exons ATGGCCACCGTAATCGACGGCAAGGCGGTGGCGCAAACTATCAGATCTGAGATCGCGGAGGAAGTGCGCGCCCTCTCTCAAAAGTACGGCAAG GTTCCGGGGTTGGCGGTGGTGATAGTAGGGAACAGGAAGGACTCGCAGAGTTACGTGGGAATGAAGAGAAAGGCGTGTGCTGAATTAGGGATTAAGTCCTTCGACATTGACCTTCCCGAACAAGTTTCCGAATCCGATTTGATTAAGCAAGTTCACCAGCTCAATGTTAACCCTGATGTTCACG GTATATTGGTTCAACTTCCATTGCCAAAGCATATCAATGAAGAGAAAGTTCTCAGCGAAATCAGCCTTGGGAAGGATGTGGATGGCTTCCATCCTCTCAACATTGGAAAGCTTGCAATGAAAGACAGAGATCCACTCTTCCTTCCTTGCACTCCCAAG GCATGTATCGAACTCTTATCGCGAAGTGGTGTAAGTATAAAGGGAAAGAAAGCAGTGGTGGTTGGTAGAAGCAACATAGTTGGATTACCAGCTTCATTGCTGCTTTTGAAAGCAGATGCAACGGTTACTATCGTCCATTCACGCACAACTCAACCGGAAAGTATCATACGCGAAGCAGATATTGTTATCGCCGCAGCAGGGCAGCCGATGATG ATCAAGGGAAGTTGGATCAAGCCTGGAGCTGCAGTGATAGATGTCGGCACAAATGCTGTCGATGACCCGACAAAGAAGTCTGGTTACAGGCTTGTTGGTGATGTAGATTTTGAGGAAGCATCTAAAGTAGCTGGTTGGATTACTCCTGTTCCTGGTGGTGTTGGTCCAATGACTGTCACAATGTTGCTGCATAATACTCTCGAGGGTGCCAAGCGCTGCTTTGAGAAGAACCACTGA
- the LOC107645619 gene encoding protein LOW PSII ACCUMULATION 1, chloroplastic isoform X1, producing the protein MAVIGVGVQQQFLCSSESKWSIPTTPCNPLTSSILIRPFKKIQFSVISCSSSSSSPPSQAAEAETQTAESSVNLGLQLFSKGRVKDALAQFETALTLNPNPVEAQAAFYNKACCHAYRGEGKKAADSLRTALREYNLKFGTILNDPDLASFRALPEFKELQEEARIGGEDIGNSFRRDLKLISEVQAPFRGVRRFFYVAFTAAAGISLFFTLPRLIRAIQGGDGAPDLLETAGNAAINIGGIVAFVALFFWDNKKEEEQIEQISRDETLSRLPLRLTTNRVVELVQLRDTVRPVILAGKKETVSLALQRAERFRTELVRRGVLLVPVIWGEGRETKTKTKIEKKGFGRPQKAAEALPSIGEDFDKRTQSIASKSKLKAEIRFKAEVVSQAEWEQWIRDQQKSEGVTVGEDVYIIMRLDGRIRRSGKVLHKHKMHERNHICKILECLTGSKL; encoded by the exons atgGCTGTAATTGGAGTTGGTGTGCAGCAACAGTTTTTGTGTTCCTCTGAATCAAAGTGGAGCATTCCAACTACGCCATGCAATCCCCTTACCAGCTCCATTCTCATACGCCCATTCAAAAAGATTCAATTTTCAGTCATTtcatgctcttcttcttcttcctcaccacCGTCACAGGCCGCAGAAGCTGAAACTCAAACTGCTGAATCTTCCGTCAATTTAGGTCTTCAGCTCTTCTCCAAAGGAAGG GTTAAGGATGCTTTAGCCCAGTTTGAAACAGCGCTTACCTTGAATCCCAATCCTGTGGAGGCCCAAGCTGCTTTCTACAACAAAGCTTGCTGCCATGCATACAG AGGGGAAGGAAAGAAAGCTGCAGATAGTCTCCGTACTGCTTTGAGGGAATACAACCTAAAATTTGGTACAATTCTCAATGATCCAGACTTGGCCTCTTTTAGAGCTTTGCCTGAGTTCAAAGAACTACAAGAAGAG GCCAGGATAGGTGGGGAAGATATTGGCAACAGTTTTCGGAGAGATCTAAAACTTATTAGTGAAGTTCAGGCACCGTTTCGTGGGGTTAGGAGGTTTTTTTATGTGGCATTCACAGCAGCTGCAGGAATATCATTGTTCTTCACTCTACCCAGGCTAATCCGTGCAATTCAAGGTGGTGATGGTGCTCCTGATCTACTGGAAACTGCAGGGAATGCTGCCATTAACATTGGAG GCATTGTTGCTTTTGTGGCATTATTTTTTTGGGACAATAAAAAGGAGGAGGAGCAGATTGAACAAATATCTCGAGATGAGACACTATCAAGGCTGCCTTTGCGCTTAACAACTAATCGTGTAGTTGAACTTGTTCAGCTACGGGACACAGTTAGGCCG GTTATATTAGCTGGGAAAAAAGAAACAGTATCTTTGGCTTTGCAAAGAGCAGAACGATTTCGCACTGAGCTCGTTAGACGTGGTGTCCTGTTAGTTCCTGTCATATGGGGAGAAGGTAGGGAaaccaaaacaaaaacaaaaattgagAAGAAAGGTTTTGGTCGTCCACAAAAGGCTGCTGAAGCTCTTCCGTCCATTGGG GAAGATTTTGATAAGCGAACACAGTCCATAGCTTCAAAATCGAAGTTGAAAGCAGAAATCAGGTTCAAGGCTGAAGTTGTATCGCAAGCAGAATGGGAACA GTGGATAAGAGATCAGCAGAAATCTGAAGGAGTTACTGTTGGCGAAGACGTGTACATAATAATGCGCTTAGATGGGAGGATTCGAAGATCGGGGAAA GTTTTACACAAGCATAAGATGCATGAGAGGAATCACATTTGTAAAATACT GGAATGCCTGACTGGCAGCAAATTGTGA